The Syntrophobotulus glycolicus DSM 8271 DNA window TTTCCGAAGATCATCCTATTGAGTTTATCCGAATCATTAATTGATATTATGAATATCAGGTGGGCGATACCTTAATTCAAAGCATTCACCCTGCTTTTGACCATTCTTCCATCATTAAAAATTTTGAATTAATCCATTTCCCTCCCGGCTTTATTCTGCATTTTTCTGAAAAACCAACCAAGCATCCCTCTTTCCTGCTGCCGGAAAAATTATCAGCTACTTATGCCGAATCCCAGCGCTGGCTGGAAAATATCAATTTAGACGGGGTCAATGACGTCAATAATTATATCTCTTACGGGAGGTCTCTGGAACTGATCAGCATCGCTGAAGCCCTGCATGAAAAAAAGATCTCCAAAATCGCCGATATGATCTATGAACAAAAAAAAGCGATAAAAGTTGTTCTTATCTCAGGTCCTTCCTCATCCGGCAAAACTACTTTTACCCAGCGCCTCTCTACCCAATTGAGGGTGAATGGGCTAAAGCCCGTCTCACTTTCTCTTGACGACTATTTTTTAAACAGAGAGGATACTCCCAGAGACCCTTCCGGTCAATATGATTTTGACGCTTTAGAAGCACTGGATCTGGAGCTCCTCAATAAACAGCTTGAAAAACTGATCAACGGTAAGATTGTCGAAATTCCCATCTTTAACTTTTTAACCGGCAAACGTTCTCCCAAAGGAAGATTCCTGCAGCTGGGGAAAAACGAAATATTACTGGTAGAGGGCATCCATGCCCTAAATCCCAACCTTCTTTCCTTTGAAAAAAAGGATCATTTCTTTAAAATTTATCTGAGTGCCCTCTTTCTTCTGAATATTGACGGCTTGAACCGTGTCCCAACCACAGAGGCCCGTCTGATCAGGCGCATCGTCAGGGACGATAAATTCCGGTCATTCTCTCCGGAACGGACCTTAAAACAATGGGCCAGTGTAAGGCGAGGGGAGAATAACAGTGTGTTCAAATACCAGGAGGAAGCGGATATCATGTTTAATTCCAGTATTCTGTATGAGCTCAATGCCCTCCGTCCTACAGCGGAAGTTCTTTTGCGAAATGTTCCTGAGGATGATGAATATTATGATACGGCAATCAGACTGCTCAATTTGCTTTCCTTTTTCAAGCCCATGGAATTGTCCCAGATCCCGAGCAATTCTATTCTCTGTGAATTTATTGGCGGCAGCATTTACTCAACCTGATTAATGATTAATAACTGGAGATGAATTAATGGATCAGCCCAATGCAAGAACAGCCGAGATCATCACTATTCTGGCTCAAACCTATCCGAAAGCCGGATGCGAGTTAAATTTTTCCAATCCATACCAGCTTCTGATCGCGACAATTCTAAGTGCCCAATGTACCGATATTAAGGTCAATGCTGTGACAAAAAGTTTGTTTGCCGATTATCCTTCAGCTCAGGAAATCATCAAGCTTTCTCAGACAGAGCTTGAAAATATTATCCGTCCCTTGGGTCTGTTTCACAATAAAGCCAGAAATATTCTAAGTACCAGTCAGATCTTATTGGATAGATATCAGGGAGAAGTCCCTTCCGATATGGCAAGCCTGGTCTCTCTTCCAGGTGTTGGGCGCAAAACAGCCAATGTCATCCTGAGCAATGCCTTCAACTTTCCGGCTTTAGCTGTTGATACTCATGTATTTCGGGTATCCAGACGCTTGGACCTGACAAGGGGAAAAACGCCGCATCAGGTGGAGCTTGATTTAACAGCGCAAATCCCCCGGGATTTATGGAGTAAGACCCACCATTTGCTGATTTGGCATGGGAGAAGGATTTGCAAAGCACAAAAACCTGCCTGTCCCAGTTGTCCTTTACTTGACCTGTGTCCGTCTGCGCAATGAATACCCTGGCCTAAATCATTTTCCTTTTCCCCAAATATTTCCAAATGGAAAAACCTTTTTTTACGTACCTTCCAAAAGTTGTGGCTGCTGCAACGGGGTGTCCATCTGTCTTTTGATCAATGATTTCAGCAAACTCAGCCTTAATGTTCTCTGTAATCATTCTTGTATTAAATACCGTGTCTTTCAAATCATCCGCGATATCGGGTAAATTTTCATTTACCGTGTCTAAAGCCTGGTCAATTTTGTTCAGGGTTTCTTCAGCGTGAACGAAAGTCTCCCCGGCCCGAGCAACGGCATCATTGGCAAGGATGATCGCTTTATTGGCCTGTTCTGCAATTTTGCTTGCCTCATGAACGACTTCGTCAAGACGTATAAGGTTTTTGGATACACGATTGAGAAACACAGCAACATAGATACTAAACATGGTCACGACAACCGATATGACTATTGTGCAGACTGATAAAACATCCAAGATTTTCACTCCTTCCGGAAACATTTATTTAGCCGATGCTGCTTTAGCGGAACTTGGCGCAGAATCTTTATTTTGTTTTTCCTTTATTTCTACAAAATTTTGTTTAATTCCTTCCCGCCCGTTTGACTTCTTGATCTGACCATAGTTTCTCCGGACAAAGAGTCAGGCATTCAATTTATTCGCTTTTCTTTCTGTACAACCTGAAACATCATTGAATCATGCCGAAAAAGTATGCATTTTTTATTATATCCTTAATAAACCCCTCTTATCTTATTTTTCCAACCCTGATTACTACATACTTGCAGTGACATTGTCTTCCTTAAACGATATAATAGTGACAACTTGCTTTTGCTTTGAGATTGTTTGTAAAGCGAAGAAGAAAGGACCGTGTCTAATGAACAAACCATTATACATGCTGCTTACTCCTTTTTTAGGCTTAATTTTGCTCGTAAGCATCAATACTGCGACCGCTTATGAAATTCCCAATAATCCCTACCAACAAAAAGATCTTCAAAGTTATTCCGTCTCACAGGTGGCGGACTGGGGACTAACCAGTCAACAAATTGCAGATTCCAATTCCACCGAGACAATTGATCCCACTAAGGCCAAAACCGCGAATAAGACTGAAACAAAAACCGGCAATACAACGGAGAGCAAAGAATCAGCAGAGATCAAAACGGCTTCTTCCCAAAGGGCTACTCCATTATCGACCGCTTCCCGCGGAGAAAGCGATTCCAGAACAACCAAAGCCGCAAAGACTTCCAGTAAGGCTTCCGTTTCGGCTAAAGCCTCTCAAAGCAGTACTACAGTCAAATCTGCGGACCAAAACAAAGTCGACGCGATCATCGGGACAGCAAAAAAATACCTTGGAGTGCCTTATTTATATGGGGGGACTACCCCTTCAGGATTTGACTGTTCAGGATATGTAAGATATGTTTTCAATCAAAACGGCTTATCCTTGCCAAGAACAGCCCGGGAACAATATACCGTCGGGAGCAAAGTCTCCTCCCTTCAGGCCGGAGACCTTGTATTTTTCTCGACCAACAGTAACGGAAAAATCGACCATGTCGGGATTTATTTAGGAGGAGGAAACTTTATCAATTCCACCTCATCCCGCGGAGTAATCATTTCCTCCCTTAACTCATACTGGCAGCCACGTTATGTTGGGGCCAAAAGAGTTCTATAACAAGCACACCACAAAAAACAGCCCCGTTAGGCAGTCCTTAGTAAAACAGTATTTGAACGAAGTATAGCGTAGCATAAAAAGCTACGCTCTTTCTTCATCTATTGGGTTATTCAGTTCTGGCAAAATCCCCACCAAAATCAGAGGGAAATCTGAATAGATTTCATTGTTCTTTCTATGGCTGCCGTTAAAACATCTTTTAATAAGATTATAGCAAAATACATTAATTCTTATAAATATTAGATTTGGAAATTACTTTATTCATGCTATCAGTGAGCTTGACTTGGATCTCTATATTTTCTATCCTCTTCGGCAGGTCAATCCTTAACATGTCCGGACTAGAATACGTCGTATTGACTTCTTTGCCATTGAGATAAACCTTGTCATTTTCCACAAAGCTACTTCCTTGTATGATCAATGAGTTTTCGGAAGACAAAACGCTCGAAATCACCGGCAAGGCATCACCTTGAATATAGTTTACGTTTTGAGATGGTTTATGATCCGGTTCAAGATTATAGCTATATTCTTTACCGAACAGCAAATCATATTGAAGCAATTCATAATCGCTAAACGTATTCTCTGGTATGTTGGCCGCATTCCAGTGATCTTTGCTGATTATCACCTCATTACCCTTTTGCATAAGATTGGAAAGAAGATCGGTGATGGGACTACCCGACTTTTGAGCGGTTTGAAGGGCGTAAGTACCCATGAAATTGGCCGATAATTTAAGATCGTGTTTTACAGTTGTTGAGAAATTGTTCCATGTTACAAAGGGAACACTATGCAAGTTTAAATAATCTTGATAAGAATTTCCATCCTGCTCAATAAATCCTGCCTCTTTATAAACGCTGTAATTATCTCCTAACATCGGTAAGTGATCGCCATAAAAGATTACCAAGGTAGGTTCATTAATATTTTTTAAGCCATCAATCAGTTGCTGAAGAGATTTATCAACATCATTGATTGTATTGGCGTAATTATCCAAAATAGCCTGAGATTGTGAACTTAATTCAGAGTCGGTTGCCTTGATCACATTTTGCGGGTTTTCCGTTGTTGAATAAGGGCCATGCCCTTCCATGGAAACAGCATAGATAAAATCCGGCTCGCTCGTCTTTTTAACCTGATTGAGAATTTGATTTGTCAGCTCTGTATCACTAATATACTGACCGTAATATTGGGGCGAATTGAGAAACTCTTTACTGATGAATTTATCGAATCCCAACTCCTGATAAACTTTTTGCCGGCCATAAAACCAATTGTCGTAAGTATGGATAGCCGAAGTGGCATAACCTTGTTGGCCGAGAATTGCCGGCAAAGCTTCAATCGGCCGATTAATATATTGATCATAGGCAATAGCGCCATTAAGTAAAAACTGTGTTGAGAACCCAGTCAAGGCCTCAAATTCGGTATTGGCGGTACCCCCGCCATACACGGGAGAAAGCATGATACCGCTTGACTGAGATTTTTGAAGAGAATGAAAGAATGGAATGGGATCTTGATTAAATGAAACGTCTTTCATTAAAGTGGGGTCCCAAAAGGCCTCACTCATGACCAAAATAATATTAGGTTTGAGATCGGCATCAACCGGATAAGAAGGAGTACTGTTATTTTGAACAATCTTATTGATCCCATCCTCCTGATAGTTATCCGGTTCGGAAACCTTAAGATATTCCGAATCCATAAGGAAACCAAGCATTGTTCCGTTTTGATCATAATTTAGAGATTGACTATAACTAATTAGTTGAAGGGCAAAAGTATTTTGGATAGGAGCTAAGTAAGAATAAAAAGCAAATACGACTAAGAATGAACAAACAAATACCACAGTCCGATAACGCTGCTTTCTTTGCTTAAAAATATGTTTAAATATCAACGTAATCAGAGCAATCGTGATGATAATAAAAATCCCGATGAAAATAAAAACATTTTGGAAATGGCCTGAAATCCCAAAAGCCTCTTTCGCTAAAAGAAAATCTGTTGGCAGTAAGGGTTCTCCTTTAACTTTCAATTTTTGGTGACTAATAAATCCCAAACAAGAAAATAGAGATAGAAAAATAGTGCTGGTGACTAAGTAAGCCCTTTTAGGCAAGACATAAAATATATTTATGATTCCAAACATTAGAATATAGTTAAGAAAAAACTCCGCTGGGTAGCTTCTAATCCATGTTATCACTTCTTTTAAGTTTCCGTCTGAAAAGCCCTCCAAGGCCAGTATCGCTAATATAGGAACAATAAGAACAAACAGCAGCAGATTTCTAGTTATCCCATCCAGTTTTCGATCAAACACAATTACTCCTCCGTTTAACTAAGATACTGATTTCAATAAGCAATATAGGTCAACTGCCGATTTCCAGCAACCCACGATTTCATATTTAGTAAAAAAATTATTAAGCTAAAGGCTGATTAAGCTTTAGCTTATTCTAAATTGAGTTCAAAGCTTTGACAAACTATACTTTATTCCTTAATACTTATAATTAACTTTGAAAATTGCCTATTGCCTATTTCTAGGAGCGCCTGAAATAAGTAACCTCGTTTTTGGAGGCAAGAAACGATCATTCACAGTTAGTAACAAGGGATTATTACATCATTATCAGCGGCCAGCAGATCTCATTGACTAGCCCGGTCCCCGCTTACTAATTCGCTGTGTATTTTGATATATTCTATATTTTTTCACTGTTTTCCTCTAAATAAATAGAAAAACCCCTTTCCTTATTCTAAAAGGAAAAAGGGTTAACCATTTCTTCATCCTTACTTTTCTACCAATGCCAAATATCTTAAACAATATTATATTTGTGTTTAAGCTCATTAAGAAAGTCCAAATCCTCCTCAGGCTGTTCTGGATAATTTATCCTGATATATTTGTAATACAGAAGAATAATCAGCTACCAATTGATCAAAGATGCTGCTCCAGGATTTCCCCTTAATGTGTTTCAGGGCATTATCCGCCAGAATTTTCAGGAGTATTTTATCTTCAATCAATGTGATTATCGCTTTAGCCAAATTTTCGCTATCCCGCGGGGAACACATCAAACCATTGTATGAATCAAGGACATTATCTTTAACTCCGCCCGCATTTACCGCAATCACCGGTAATCCTGAAGCCATAGCTTCAAGAACAACATTACCGAAAGTCTCTGTGCTGGACGGGAAGACAAAGGCATCACAGGAAGCATAAATCCTGGCTAATTCCTGGCCTTCTAAATAACCGGTTAAAAGGACATTCTTATCAGTGCGTTCCTTCAGAAGCTTGGCATAGGGACCTTCTCCAACAAGGATAAATTGGACCTTATCCGCATAGCTTACATTTACCCTTTCGATACCGGCGATCAGGATATCCAGATCCTTTTCAGCCGCAAGCCTGCCGACATAGAGAAAAGTTGTCTTATTTTCCATCTTAAACTGTTTCCTTATTTCTGAGTCCCGTAATTTCGGGCTAAATGTGTTCATATCAATCCCTCTGGACCATAAACGCAAATTCTTAATTCCCTTGTTTTCTAAAATCTTTAAGGTTTCAATTGAAGGACAAAAGTTTAAATCGCTGAATCGATGAAACCATTTAAAGAGACCCCAAACGACATTTTCTAAATACTCAAGATTGTAATACTTCAGATAATCATCAAAATTGGTATGGAATGAAGAAACGATGGGAATGCCCCTCTCCCTGGCATACCTTAAGCCCGCCAGCCCAATTCCCAAAGGATCTGTCAGATGAACAAGATCCGGCGCGAATTGATCGGCCAGGCGAGACAAGTTCGCATAGAGCGGAAAGGAAAGACGGCACTCCGGATAAAACGGAACACTGATACTTTTAAACCTCACGACAGGAGATGGAACTTGGCTCCTCTCTATTTCCTCATATTGCGGAGCAAAGACCATGTGTTTTATTTCTTTTTCCGCGAGATATTCTCCCAGTCTTTTCAGGGTATTGCTAACTCCATTGATTTGCGGAAGGTAGGTATCGGTAAAATAAGCTATTCTCATCCCACTCACTCCAATCAATCCCTTGATCAAAATATAAAGATAAAATTGAAACACAGACGAGGATATTGACTCCCACTGCATGGACAATATCCTCTTCAAAAGGTGCAGAATCCTCGGTGATCAGATCCAAGTATCTTTCATGCCTCTCAACAATATAGTCCAGTATTTTAGTTGGAGATGTTAATAACTCAGAATGATGAACATTTTGTGTCTTCAGCCTCTTCTTCTTTTTCCAAAAATGGGACATCAGACGGAACTCATAAAGGTAGTGCTCTACGATTTCATCCCGAAAAAATTCCGAGTGAGCATAACAAAAAAAATCTGAAAGATAGTGAGTGATCACACCCATCCTTTCAGATAACTGTTTTGACCATCGCCCGGTTTCCTGATGCTCGGAAAGTTTTTCAATCTCTCCTCGGACAAACTCTACTGCAGCATGTTTATAGTGAGGAACGGAACCAGGCTGTAAATCAGGTTTAATATTTCCGTATAGAAAGCTGATTTTATTGATGTGAATATTAAGTTCTTTTTCAATGGACTTGCAGATTACTCGTGCCAATTGCCAATGCATTAATATATTCATCACTTCACATCCCTACATAAAGGCTAGCATTTGCACAAAAAAAATTTAACACTTCCTTGTAAAGTAAGCGTTTGAATTGAGTAAAGGCAAAATTAAATTTTTCAGGATCTATGATTTGCTCTGTCTGTTTGAGAAAAACCTCATATACAGGCAGCGGAATTTCAATCATTTTCTCTTGTTTTTCCATGCTCTAATCACACCTGAAACC harbors:
- a CDS encoding zinc dependent phospholipase C family protein, whose product is MNILMHWQLARVICKSIEKELNIHINKISFLYGNIKPDLQPGSVPHYKHAAVEFVRGEIEKLSEHQETGRWSKQLSERMGVITHYLSDFFCYAHSEFFRDEIVEHYLYEFRLMSHFWKKKKRLKTQNVHHSELLTSPTKILDYIVERHERYLDLITEDSAPFEEDIVHAVGVNILVCVSILSLYFDQGIDWSEWDENSLFYRYLPSANQWS
- a CDS encoding glycosyltransferase family 4 protein, with protein sequence MRIAYFTDTYLPQINGVSNTLKRLGEYLAEKEIKHMVFAPQYEEIERSQVPSPVVRFKSISVPFYPECRLSFPLYANLSRLADQFAPDLVHLTDPLGIGLAGLRYARERGIPIVSSFHTNFDDYLKYYNLEYLENVVWGLFKWFHRFSDLNFCPSIETLKILENKGIKNLRLWSRGIDMNTFSPKLRDSEIRKQFKMENKTTFLYVGRLAAEKDLDILIAGIERVNVSYADKVQFILVGEGPYAKLLKERTDKNVLLTGYLEGQELARIYASCDAFVFPSSTETFGNVVLEAMASGLPVIAVNAGGVKDNVLDSYNGLMCSPRDSENLAKAIITLIEDKILLKILADNALKHIKGKSWSSIFDQLVADYSSVLQIYQDKLSRTA
- a CDS encoding LTA synthase family protein translates to MFDRKLDGITRNLLLFVLIVPILAILALEGFSDGNLKEVITWIRSYPAEFFLNYILMFGIINIFYVLPKRAYLVTSTIFLSLFSCLGFISHQKLKVKGEPLLPTDFLLAKEAFGISGHFQNVFIFIGIFIIITIALITLIFKHIFKQRKQRYRTVVFVCSFLVVFAFYSYLAPIQNTFALQLISYSQSLNYDQNGTMLGFLMDSEYLKVSEPDNYQEDGINKIVQNNSTPSYPVDADLKPNIILVMSEAFWDPTLMKDVSFNQDPIPFFHSLQKSQSSGIMLSPVYGGGTANTEFEALTGFSTQFLLNGAIAYDQYINRPIEALPAILGQQGYATSAIHTYDNWFYGRQKVYQELGFDKFISKEFLNSPQYYGQYISDTELTNQILNQVKKTSEPDFIYAVSMEGHGPYSTTENPQNVIKATDSELSSQSQAILDNYANTINDVDKSLQQLIDGLKNINEPTLVIFYGDHLPMLGDNYSVYKEAGFIEQDGNSYQDYLNLHSVPFVTWNNFSTTVKHDLKLSANFMGTYALQTAQKSGSPITDLLSNLMQKGNEVIISKDHWNAANIPENTFSDYELLQYDLLFGKEYSYNLEPDHKPSQNVNYIQGDALPVISSVLSSENSLIIQGSSFVENDKVYLNGKEVNTTYSSPDMLRIDLPKRIENIEIQVKLTDSMNKVISKSNIYKN
- a CDS encoding C40 family peptidase, giving the protein MNKPLYMLLTPFLGLILLVSINTATAYEIPNNPYQQKDLQSYSVSQVADWGLTSQQIADSNSTETIDPTKAKTANKTETKTGNTTESKESAEIKTASSQRATPLSTASRGESDSRTTKAAKTSSKASVSAKASQSSTTVKSADQNKVDAIIGTAKKYLGVPYLYGGTTPSGFDCSGYVRYVFNQNGLSLPRTAREQYTVGSKVSSLQAGDLVFFSTNSNGKIDHVGIYLGGGNFINSTSSRGVIISSLNSYWQPRYVGAKRVL
- the nth gene encoding endonuclease III, encoding MDQPNARTAEIITILAQTYPKAGCELNFSNPYQLLIATILSAQCTDIKVNAVTKSLFADYPSAQEIIKLSQTELENIIRPLGLFHNKARNILSTSQILLDRYQGEVPSDMASLVSLPGVGRKTANVILSNAFNFPALAVDTHVFRVSRRLDLTRGKTPHQVELDLTAQIPRDLWSKTHHLLIWHGRRICKAQKPACPSCPLLDLCPSAQ